One genomic window of Saccopteryx bilineata isolate mSacBil1 chromosome 4, mSacBil1_pri_phased_curated, whole genome shotgun sequence includes the following:
- the C4H16orf90 gene encoding uncharacterized protein C16orf90 homolog, translating into MEALVYAFSELRLREDAVSWAQRLPSHPDTPSNIYEGGLGAQQQQCPSAQGSKPKNFRLRHLQGLALYLPGHMWPTGQCESHWLGRLMTGGCLPWPEGMAWPLDLPQGALNPGNSYCSALLEAQLPRDSLGSSASSSTMGPAKGAPSQPGTSAGLGFRPKRSWEASEESICPLCKRTRSGALERL; encoded by the exons ATGGAAGCCTTGGTCTATGCGTTTTCTGAGCTGCGTCTAAGAGAAG ATGCAGTGAGCTGGGCCCAAAGACTCCCCAGTCACCCTGACACACCATCCAACATCTACGAGGGAGGGCTGGGGGCCCAGCAGCAGCAGTGCCCCAGTGCCCAGGGAAGCAAGCCCAAGAACTTCCGGCTGCGCCACCTCCAAGGCCTGGCACTCTATTTgccaggccacatgtggcccactgGCCAGTGTGAGAGCCACTGGCTGGGCCGGCTCATGACTGGGGGCTGCCTCCCATGGCCAGAGGGCATGGCCTGGCCCCTGGACCTGCCACAGGGGGCTTTGAACCCAGGTAACAGCTACTGTTCCGCCCTTCTGGAAGCTCAACTGCCCAGGGACAGCCTGGG ttcctcagCTTCCAGTTCCACCATGGGTCCAGCCAAGGGTGCCCCCTCCCAGCCTGGTACCTCTGCAGGCTTGGGGTTCAGGCCCAAGAGGTCCTGGGAAGCCTCAGAGGAGTCCATCTGTCCTTTGTGCAAGAGAACCCGCTCTGGAGCTCTGGAGAGGTTGTAG
- the NAA60 gene encoding N-alpha-acetyltransferase 60 — protein sequence MTEVVPSSALSEVSLRLLCHDDIDTVKHLCGDWFPIEYPDSWYREITSNKKFFSLAATYRGTIVGMIVAEIKSRTKIHKEDGDILASNFSVDTQVAYILSLGVVKEFRKHGIGSLLLESLKDHISTTAQDHCKAIYLHVLTTNNTAINFYENRDFKQHHYLPYYYSIRGVLKDGFTYVLYINGGHPPWTILDYIQHLGSALANLSPCSIPHRIYRQAHSLLCSFLPWSSISTKGGIEYSRTM from the exons ATGACAGAGGTGGTGCCATCCAGTGCCCTCAGCGAGGTCAGCCTGCGCCTCCTCTGCCACGATGACATAGACACCGTGAAGCATCTGTGCGGAGACTGGTTCCCCATCGA GTACCCAGACTCATGGTATCGTGAGATCACCTCCAACAAGAAGTTCTTTTCCCTTGCCGCAACCTACAGGGGTACCATTGTAGGAATGATAGTAGCCGAAATAAAAAGTAGGACCAAGATACACAAGGAG GATGGAGATATTCTAGCCTCCAACTTCTCTGTTGACACACAGGTTGCATACATCCTAAGCCTGGGAGTAGTGAAGGAATTCAGAAAGCACGGCATAG GTTCTCTTTTACTTGAGAGTTTAAAGGATCACATATCCACCACCGCCCAGGACCACTGCAAAGCCATCTACCTGCACGTCCTCACCACCAACAACACAGCAATAAACTTCTATGAAAACAGAGACTTTAAGCAACACCACTATCTCCCTTATTATTACTCCATCCGTGGGGTTCTTAAAGATGGCTTCACTTATGTCCTCTATATCAATGGCGGCCACCCTCCCTGGACCATTCT GGACTACATCCAGCACCTGGGCTCTGCACTAGCAAACCTGAGCCCCTGCTCCATCCCGCACAGGATTTACCGCCAGGCCCACAGCCTGCTCTGCAGCTTTCTGCCATGGTCGAGCATCTCCACCAAGGGCGGCATTGAGTACAGCCGGACCATGTGA